From the genome of Salvelinus namaycush isolate Seneca chromosome 10, SaNama_1.0, whole genome shotgun sequence, one region includes:
- the LOC120054628 gene encoding TGF-beta-activated kinase 1 and MAP3K7-binding protein 3-like: protein MAQGGPQLDYHILQDLKQRFPEIPEGVVSQCLLQNNNNLDICCHLLAQESNRYLYGEYQSPEEVRLSRNHMLHIQLGGYPPSEAGKANGGGRSLVHSSSDGHIEPQRVGFTEPLSAPATIAPSLGYNPFFMNDHGGRTASTPTPPPVQGMSPTYSPVPRYTMNPITVTLSQNLPNAPQALQIPAGHYGNSGGNALYIRPSPSQSPQPSPWPSSGQPVYQPSPYTTPTYQSPYSSPQHQPQQQVQPQQQVQPQQQVQPQQQVQPQQQVQPQQQPQHQQTHVFLPISPPTLASMPYHHQQQQQQQPIYRPYLPKSSLKNQIEITLEGPRTRSNSPVHCPPGQTLYMATSPSPSSPQRGLSLSGGSSAAFHPGVYLHQCPVRPRPTSSPQPGSQAGYTFKIKVSPGQAQQQRPLSGSPPVASPPESLLNMVDQGEHHALAPAPILPISALPGNIVSHIANRMPRRSSSGSDDYAYTQALLLHQRARMERLLKELLMERQKLEQLKADVNDMEYDALQRRFRRVNSSSLIPRPEEMTRLRSLNRQLQIDVDCTLKETDLLQSIGKFDPQAENNFYKNIQTGPVVPPKPGRKEGERKPKPAVAGPQRDEDFEGAQWSCEECTFLNHPALNRCEQCEMPRYT from the exons ATGGCGCAGGGAGGCCCTCAGTTAGACTATCACATCCTGCAGGACCTCAAGCAGCGCTTCCCCGAGATCCCAGAGGGAGTAGTGTCCCAGTGCCTTCTGCAG aACAACAATAACCTGGATATATGCTGCCACCTGCTAGCTCAGGAGAGTAACAGATACCTCTATGGGGAGTACCAAAGTCCGGAAGAGGTCCGCCTGAGCCGGAACCACATGCTGCACATCCAGCTAGGGGGCTACCCCCCCTCGGAGGCGGGCAAGGCCAACGGAGGCGGGCGCTCCCTGGTGCACAGCTCCAGTGACGGTCACATCGAGCCCCAGCGCGTCGGCTTCACGGAGCCCCTCTCGGCCCCTGCCACCATAGCCCCCTCGCTGGGATACAACCCCTTCTTCATGAATGACCACGGGGGCCGCACGGCCAGCACCCCCACTCCGCCTCCCGTGCAGGGTATGTCCCCTACCTACTCGCCCGTTCCTCGCTACACCATGAACCCTATCACTGTCACTCTGTCACAGAACCTGCCCAACGCCCCCCAGGCCCTGCAGATCCCCGCCGGTCACTATGGCAACAGTGGTGGTAATGCCCTCTACATCCGGCCCTCCCCCTCCCAGAGCCCCCAGCCCTCCCCCTGGCCCTCGTCCGGGCAGCCTGTGTATCAGCCCTCGCCCTACACCACTCCCACCTACCAGTCCCCCTATAGCTCGCCCCAGCACCAACCCCAACAGCAGGTGCAGCCCCAACAGCAGGTGCAGCCCCAACAGCAGGTGCAGCCCCAACAGCAGGTGCAGCCCCAACAGCAGGTGCAGCCCCAACAGCAACCCCAGCACCAGCAGACCCATGTCTTCCTGCCCATCAGCCCTCCCACCCTGGCCAGCATGCCCTACCACCaccagcaacagcagcagcagcagcccatCTACCGGCCGTACCTGCCCAAGAGCTCCCTGAAGAACCAGATTGAGATCACCCTGGAGGGCCCGCGCACCCGCAGCAACTCCCCCGTGCACTGCCCCCCGGGACAGACTCTCTACATGGCTACCAGCCCCTCGCCCAGCTCACCCCAGCGGGGCCTCAGCCTGAGCGGGGGGAGCTCTGCTGCCTTCCACCCCGGGGTCTACCTGCACCAGTGCCCCGTGCGGCCCCGGCCCACCTCCTCAccccagccaggcagccaggcgGGCTACACCTTTAAGATCAAAGTGTCCCCAGGCCAGGCCCAGCAGCAGAGGCCCCTCTCAGGGTCCCCTCCAGTGGCCTCCCCTCCTGAATCTCTGCTCAACATGGTGGACCAGGGGGAGCATCATGCGCTGGCCCCGGCACCCATCCTGCCCATCTCAGCCCTGCCCGGTAACATCGTCAGCCACATCGCCAACCGCATGCCGCGCCGCTCCAGCTCGGGCTCCGACGACTACGCTTACACCCAGG CTCTCCTGCTGCACCAGAGGGCCCGGATGGAGCgtctgctgaaggagctgctgaTGGAGAGGCAGAAGCTGGAGCAGCTGAAGGCAGACGTCAACGACATGGAGTACGACGCCCTCCAGAGACGCTTCAGGCGAGTCAACAGCAGCAGCCTCATCCCCCGG CCTGAAGAGATGACCCGATTGCGCAGTCTGAACAGACAGCTTCAGATTGATGTCGACTGCACCCTGAAGGAGACGGATCTGCTGCAGTCtatag GGAAGTTCGATCCACAAGCCGAGAACAACTTTTATAAGAACATTCAGACCGGTCCGGTGGTACCGCCCAAGCCAGGAAGAAAAG
- the LOC120054629 gene encoding uncharacterized protein LOC120054629, with protein sequence MGIKLLTVQQTHTSLDALRRNQRLRSSAVTRRHPRANKSATLGGISLSTFKNNVVWCNGYREASSMQTAALPDVPSSSSKKGNNKANPFRVKGSRRPLPSQNGTRLGRSFPESSPPRGRSITPGNQLSSTTPLPPSHPWKSSSTCYLTPPELAPTKPLVVQQRKKRWCPLQDGERVGFAEILLKQRIMVLH encoded by the exons ATGGGCATTAAGCTGCTGACAGTGCAACAAACACACACCTCGTTGGACGCCTTGCGGAGGAACCAGCGACTCAGGAGCAGCGCTGTCACCAGGAGGCACCCACGAGCCAATAAGAGTGCCACCTTAGGGGGCATCTCCCTGTCAACATTCAAAAACAACGTGGTGTGGTGTAACGGCTATCGAGAGGCCTCTTCCATGCAGACCGCCGCTCTCCCTGATGTTCCCAGTTCTTCATCAAAGAAAGGAAACAATAAGGCTAATCCATTTAGGGTCAAAGGGTCGAGAAGGCCCCTTCCAAGTCAGAA TGGGACCAGGCTTGGCCGCTCCTTTCCCGAGTCATCTCCTCCCAGGGGAAGATCCATCACCCCAGGCAACCAGCTCTCCTCCACCACCCCCCTACCTCCATCGCACCCCTGGAAGTCCAGCTCTACATGCTACCTGACCCCTCCAGAGTTGGCACCCACTAAGCCCCTGGTGGTCCAGCAGAGGAAAAAGAG ATGGTGCCCTCTCCAAGATGGTGAGAGGGTTGGCTTTGCAGAGATTTTGTTGAAACAGAGGATAATGGTATTACATTAA